In a genomic window of Candidatus Syntrophosphaera sp.:
- the amrB gene encoding AmmeMemoRadiSam system protein B → MLRKTTHAGSFYPRFGEQISAQIEKWTAGQTQAPPGDDCLGLIVPHAGYVYSGECAARGFHHISGQQFDTLVILHPSHHGIHFDWSVSSFEQYDTPLGKLDLDVRLFELLTKSGTGADKELRLHEAEHSLEVQLPFIKHFFPEALICPIMIGRPYPEVASQLAEKLREAIKASGKRVGIIVSTDLSHYYNADKAEKMDALITKYLMSLDADGLWQSVIGKRCEACGIGGLLTLLLYAGAYDNARARIIHYTHSGKVTGDNQQVVG, encoded by the coding sequence TCCCCGCTTCGGCGAACAGATAAGCGCCCAGATCGAAAAGTGGACGGCGGGCCAAACCCAGGCCCCTCCGGGCGATGACTGCCTGGGGCTGATCGTTCCCCACGCCGGCTATGTCTATTCCGGAGAATGCGCCGCCAGGGGATTCCACCACATCTCGGGACAGCAGTTCGACACCTTGGTGATCCTGCATCCCAGCCACCACGGCATTCATTTCGACTGGTCCGTGTCTTCTTTTGAGCAGTACGACACCCCTCTGGGCAAGCTGGACCTCGACGTCCGGCTCTTTGAACTGCTCACCAAATCCGGCACAGGCGCGGACAAGGAATTGCGTTTGCACGAGGCGGAGCATTCGCTGGAAGTTCAACTGCCTTTCATCAAGCACTTCTTCCCTGAAGCGCTGATCTGCCCCATCATGATCGGCCGGCCCTATCCGGAGGTGGCATCGCAACTGGCGGAAAAACTCCGGGAAGCGATCAAGGCCAGCGGCAAGAGGGTCGGGATCATCGTCTCCACCGACCTTTCGCATTATTACAACGCGGACAAGGCGGAAAAGATGGACGCCCTGATCACCAAATACCTGATGAGCCTGGATGCCGACGGGCTCTGGCAAAGCGTGATCGGCAAACGCTGCGAGGCCTGCGGGATCGGCGGGCTGCTCACCCTGCTCCTCTACGCCGGAGCTTATGACAACGCCAGGGCCAGGATCATCCACTACACCCATTCCGGCAAGGTGACCGGCGACAACCAGCAGGTCGTGGGC